The Dunckerocampus dactyliophorus isolate RoL2022-P2 chromosome 16, RoL_Ddac_1.1, whole genome shotgun sequence genome includes a window with the following:
- the sptbn4a gene encoding spectrin beta chain, non-erythrocytic 4 yields the protein MLMARDTARDEAQKLHRKWLKHQAFMAELARNKEWLAKIEQEGQELIQEKPELRTVVQQKLEEIRECWSDLETTTKAKARQLFENNKPEPAVKSYSDLDNQLSHLEQQPPQLEQAHHLPTFNEQLQKFQAMESQFGDLYKDVEELSGLQGVCLPQRGLMAGDKEGGEQSGVVETRIVRLIEPLKERRRILLASKEMHQVAQDLEDEMLWIQERLPLASCKEYGSNLQSVQQHVKKNQTLQRELAGRRARVEEVLDRAGIIASLRTPEVEFVREGAGHVRQLWEVLQLEQERRSVILDATLQAQQYYSEAAKVESWLSGQKLQQVNEEKGTDEASTLQLLKTHLALEQTVETYAETVGMLSQQCQHLLELGHPESEQITKQQSHIDRLYVSLKDMVEHRKTKLEQQYWLYQLNKEVEELEKWITERETVASSTDLGQDLEDVTMLQEKFTKFASETNNVGQQRMEQVNKMVNEMIDCGHSDAATIAEWKDGLNESWADLLELMETRRQMLAASKQLHKFFTDCKEVLAQIAGKVKQLPEVRACQANITNPATLQRLMHSFEHALQLLVTQVRQLQENAAQLRTIYAGEKAEAILLKEQEVMEAWKELLSSCEASRVQVTSVTDKVQFFSVVRENLMWMEGIMGQIGWDDPRDLTSLEIMMKQHQELKAKIDGRSKTIQQCADLGKILIAAGNPATEEIKEKLDSLLAKQKDLVEKWDKHQEKLQRKLERFQFAQETVKAEAWLKAKEPLITSKQTEGGEAQVQTDEVEQLILRHEAFRKAAVTWKERFSSLRQLSAAEKKKEEEKKTPLSSRRMFPLSCLTPSSPSSSSTPSFMRQMVQAQIEPTPLQTSVELGATNATQRLSSTLASYNPVINGSGYHGLESHCSGKLVSSSYLGMNHQAIGGGSDSAFSALPSHCGGPDPSTYLGINNQIPDSAENSGYFGLSAGCVGGSGYSMQSHPGSSRLGSLGNLTQEQGSAGMGNPGFLPQQNMGSSGYLTQQNVGGSAYLTQPQNMGSSGYLTQPQNMGSSGYLGQQPNLGSSGYLAPQPNLGSCGYLAQNYHSSGGMGSSGYLAQNHYSSGSLGSSGYLAPSGGIMDPKMAYAWQHLKADFMQPRINHIHKAVNPLLEASRVQREQYGDIPMADMMGPESGLELLHGRLQRDPRGSRSDPQMDHLRREREYKLGRQTSSEQEIQARLNELPLIVRQERYRRRLERQSSSEQEGSGKQRLQRQDSSDLEGSIKEGSDKRSGEKRSTMAEIVEQVQEREAAHARGEPYRPPSSLSAPVTRFDGRPRARDRPKPRRRPRPKEPEETRRSRSAPATGAPTTPQPPSHTAHNEGFLYRKKATSSDLEAQQRSPTSKSWVNVYCVLKEGKMTFYKDARNHNTTYNGEPSVDLSNCSFDPSMGYKKKKNVFILQVNDGNNFVFHAKDEEDLKAWTSSITTCISEHDAMAMWDKPVTSGMDADRSERKEKSEGDADARSERSELVGEERSEKERSEKGDGSDKLDTSEIADKLEGGAGGSSTSGRSK from the exons gAGGGTCAGGAGCTTATCCAGGAGAAGCCGGAGCTGCGCACGGTAGTGCAACAGAAGCTGGAAGAGATCAGAGAGTGCTGGTCAGACCTGGAGACCACGACCAAGGCCAAGGCTCGCCAGCTCTTTGAGAACAACAAGCCGGAGCCAGCAGTGAAGAGCTACTCGGACCTTGACAACCAGCTTTCCCACTTGGAGCAGCAGCCCCCCCAATTAGAACAGGCTCACCATCTGCCCACCTTCAATGAGCAGCTCCAGAAATTCCAG GCCATGGAGTCCCAGTTTGGAGACCTTTACAAGGATGTGGAGGAACTGAGTGGCTTGCAGGGGGTTTGCCTTCCCCAGCGAGGTCTGATGGCGGGTGACAAGGAGGGTGGTGAGCAGTCAGGCGTGGTAGAGACCCGCATTGTGCGCCTCATTGAGCCCCTGAAGGAGAGACGCCGCATCTTGCTGGCCTCCAAAGAGATGCACCAAGTCgctcaggacctggaagatgaGATG CTGTGGATTCAGGAGAGGCTTCCCCTGGCGTCCTGCAAAGAGTATGGGAGTAACCTGCAGAGTGTACAGCAGCATGTAAAAAAGAACCAG ACCCTCCAGAGGGAGTTGGCAGGGCGGCGAGCTCGTGTTGAGGAGGTTCTGGACAGGGCAGGAATTATCGCATCGCTGCGCACTCCTGAGGTGGAGTTTGTGCGTGAAGGGGCCGGCCATGTGCGGCAACTGTGGGAGGTGTTGCAGCTGGAACAGGAAAGGCGGTCTGTCATCCTGGACGCAACACTGCAGGCTCAACAGTACTACAGTGAAGCAGCCAAAGTGGAGTCCTGGCTGTCAGGTCAGAAGCTCCAGCAGGTCAATGAAGAAAAAGGCACG GATGAGGCGAGCACCCTGCAGCTGTTGAAAACCCACTTGGCTCTGGAGCAAACTGTGGAAACATATGCAGAGACAGTGGGCATGCTCTCCCAGCAATGCCAGCACCTGCTGGAGCTCGGACACCCGGAGAG CGAGCAGATCACGAAGCAGCAGTCCCACATAGATCGGCTGTATGTGTCCCTGAAGGACATGGTGGAGCACAGAAAGACCAAGCTGGAGCAGCAGTATTGGCTTTATCAGCTCAACAAGGAGGTGGAGGAATTAGAGAAATGGATCACCGAACGCGAGACGGTGGCAAGTTCTACCGATCTCGGCCAAGACTTGGAGGATGTTACG aTGCTTCAAGAGAAGTTCACCAAATTTGCCTCAGAAACAAACAACGTTGGTCAGCAACGGATGGAGCAGGTGAACaaaatggtgaatgaaatgATTGACTGCGGCCATTCGGATGCGGCCACCATCGCGGAGTGGAAGGATGGACTGAACGAGTCGTGGGCAGACCTCCTGGAGCTGATGGAGACCCGCAGACAGATGCTGGCAGCATCCAAACAACTGCACAAGTTCTTCACTGACTGCAAAGAG GTTTTGGCTCAGATCGCAGGGAAGGTGAAGCAGCTGCCAGAGGTGAGGGCGTGCCAAGCCAACATCACCAATCCAGCCACCCTGCAGAGACTCATGCACTCTTTTGAGCATGCCCTTCAACTGTTAGTTACGCAG GTACGACAGCTACAGGAGAATGCTGCACAGCTGCGGACTATTTACGCTGGTGAGAAGGCTGAGGCAATTCTGCTCAAAGAGCAAGAAGTGATGGAAGCCTGGAAGGAACTGCTGAGCTCTTGTGAGGCCAGTCGCGTTCAGGTCACCTCAGTCACggacaaagtgcagtttttctcaGTGGTGCGTGAAAACCTCATGTGGATGGAGGGCATTATGGGCCAGATCGGGTGGGACGATCCCAG AGATCTGACTTCCCTGGAGATCATGATGAAGCAACACCAGGAGCTGAAAGCCAAAATAGACGGCCGCAGCAAGACCATTCAGCAGTGTGCAGATCTCGGCAAGATCCTAATAGCTGCTGGTAACCCTGCAACAGAGGAG ATTAAAGAGAAGTTGGACAGTCTTTTGGCCAAACAGAAGGATCTGGTTGAGAAATGGGACAAACACCAGGAGAAGTTACAGCGCA AACTCGAGAGGTTCCAGTTTGCCCAGGAGACCGTAAAGGCGGAAGCCTGGCTGAAGGCCAAGGAGCCTCTGATCACCTCCAAGCAGACAGAGGGAGGAGAGGCCCAGGTCCAAACTGACGAGGTTGAGCAGCTCATCCTTCGCCATGAAGCCTTCCGCAAGGCTGCTGTAACCTGGAAAGAACGCTTCAGCTCTCTCCGTCAGCTTTCCGCA GCTGAGAAGAAAAAAGAGGAAGAGAAAAAGACGCCACTTTCCAGTCGAAGGATGTTCCCATTATCATGTCTGACTCCATCTAGTCCTTCATCCAGTTCAACTCCATCTTTCATGAGGCAGATGGTACAGGCCCAAATAGAACCCACACCCTTACAGACCAGTGTGGAACTGGGTGCCACCAATGCAACCCAGAGGTTGTCCTCGACGCTTGCCAGCTACAACCCAGTCATAAATGGATCAGGCTATCATGGACTGGAGTCGCACTGTAGTGGAAAGTTGGTAAGCTCCTCCTACCTTGGAATGAACCACCAGGCGATTGGAGGTGGAAGTGACTCTGCTTTTTCAGCGTTACCATCCCATTGTGGAGGCCCGGACCCTTCAACTTACCTTGGGATAAACAATCAAATACCTGACAGTGCAGAGAACTCTGGATACTTTGGGCTGTCTGCTGGCTGTGTGGGAGGTTCTGGCTACTCGATGCAAAGCCATCCAGGCAGTAGCAGGTTAGGAAGTTTGGGTAACCTGACTCAGGAGCAAGGTAGTGCAGGAATGGGCAATCCTGGGTTTCTTCCTCAGCAGAATATGGGAAGTTCCGGCTATTTGACACAACAAAACGTGGGAGGTTCAGCTTACTTgacacaaccacaaaacatgGGAAGTTCGGGGTACTTAACGCAACCACAAAACATGGGGAGTTCTGGATACTTGGGGCAGCAGCCCAATTTAGGGAGTTCAGGATATCTTGCCCCGCAGCCCAATTTAGGTAGTTGTGGATACCTAGCGCAGAATTATCATAGCAGTGGAGGAATGGGTAGCTCCGGCTATCTTGCACAAAATCATTATAGCAGTGGAAGTCTAGGTAGTTCTGGTTACCTAGCACCAAGTGGTGGCATCATGGACCCAAAAATGGCCTACGCATGGCAACACCTGAAGGCGGACTTCATGCAACCCAGGATCAATCACATTCACAAGGCTGTAAATCCCCTCCTCGAGGCCAGCAGAGTACAGCGGGAGCAGTATGGCGATATCCCGATGGCAGACATGATGGGGCCGGAGTCAGGACTGGAGCTCCTCCACGGCCGTCTCCAGAGGGATCCCCGTGGCAGTCGCTCGGACCCTCAGATGGACCACCTGCGGCGAGAGAGGGAGTACAAATTGGGTCGACAAACTTCCAGCGAACAGGAGATCCAAGCCAGGCTGAATGAGCTGCCGCTGATTGTGCGTCAGGAGCGGTACCGGAGACGCCTGGAGAGACAATCGTCCAGTGAACAAGAGGGCAGTGGCAAGCAGAGGCTTCAACGACAGGACTCGAGTGACCTGGAGGGATCCATTAAAGAGGGCTCAGACAAACGCTCAGG GGAGAAGAGATCTACTATGGCAGAGATTGTAGAACAAGTCCAGGAGCGAGAAGCAGCACAT GCCAGAGGAGAGCCGTATCGGCCTCCAAGCAGCCTCTCTGCACCAGTGACTCGTTTCGATGGACGCCCTCGTGCTCGAGACCGACCCAAACCAAGGAGGAGGCCCCGTCCGAAGGAGCCTGAGGAAACCCGTCGCTCTCGCTCCGCTCCTGCCACTGGTGCCCCAACGACACCTCAGCCGCCTtcacacacagcacacaatgAAGGCTTCCTGTATCGCAAAAAGGCCACCAGCTCTGACCTTGAAGCTCAACAGAGGAGCCCCACCAG CAAATCCTGGGTGAATGTATATTGTGTGCTGAAAGAGGGCAAGATGACCTTCTATAAGGACGCCAGAAACCACAACACAACATACAATGGAGAGCCTTCTGTTGACCTTTCCAACTGCTCGTTTGATCCTTCAATGGggtacaagaagaagaagaacgtcTTCATTCTTCA AGTCAACGATGGAAATAACTTTGTATTTCATGCAAAAGATGAG GAGGATCTGAAGGCGTGGACTTCCAGCATCACCACCTGTATATCTGAGCATGATGCCATGGCCATGTGGGACAAGCCCGTCACCTCCGGCATGGACGCCGACCGCTCAGAGAGGAAAGAGAAGTCTGAGGGGGATGCAGACGCCAGGTCAGAGAGATCGGAGCTGGTCGGGGAGGAGAGGTCTGAAAAGGAGAGGTCAGAGAAAGGGGACGGCTCCGACAAGTTAGACACATCAGAAATTGCTGACAAGTTGGAGGGTGGGGCggggggctccagcacatctgGACGGAGCAAATGA